A window of the Candidatus Liberibacter solanacearum CLso-ZC1 genome harbors these coding sequences:
- a CDS encoding LptA/OstA family protein, which produces MKTDLSRAESSYFSSFKIGRDQEIYIHSDTLDVQDDLKKASFRGGVTVTQGDTNMQAEEIILHYTDSSDQLSRMDMRNNVIINSDKNKAMAKNGYCDFQKKILVLYGDKVIFQEGMNTFLGCRLTVKLDVGTAYLQGCGSQQVKSIIKYNKNHGY; this is translated from the coding sequence TTGAAGACAGATCTGTCTCGGGCGGAGTCGTCTTATTTTTCAAGTTTTAAAATTGGGAGAGATCAAGAAATTTATATTCATAGTGATACCTTGGATGTTCAAGATGATCTTAAAAAGGCATCTTTTAGAGGGGGAGTAACAGTGACCCAAGGAGATACCAACATGCAAGCCGAGGAAATTATTTTACACTATACTGATTCTAGTGATCAACTTAGTCGTATGGATATGAGAAATAATGTTATTATAAATTCAGATAAGAACAAGGCTATGGCTAAAAATGGTTACTGTGATTTCCAAAAAAAAATTTTGGTCTTATATGGAGATAAAGTGATCTTTCAAGAAGGGATGAATACATTTTTGGGATGTAGATTGACTGTAAAACTAGATGTGGGTACCGCTTATTTGCAAGGATGCGGATCTCAACAAGTGAAATCTATCATTAAGTATAATAAAAATCATGGATATTAA
- the lptC gene encoding LPS export ABC transporter periplasmic protein LptC, translating into MDDMNELDRREKLLLQRKKYNQHFKLIRFLKFFLPTLSVVLLSWLFFSSWVRIKHFSKPAADFLNFEFMVINKFILSDYSRDKKRYSLSAKRAQDNEGSKNTILLQDLELVMPIPGYDEMRLLANYASFDLYRNMLNIQHPFKIIFNNNDTQLYFKTAVMDIKKIVLNSSDAVKFTSSTFTLSAQSCSIENDQKRAIFSGDVSVVIHPKILHKKV; encoded by the coding sequence ATGGACGATATGAATGAATTGGATAGAAGAGAAAAGCTATTATTGCAAAGAAAAAAATACAATCAGCATTTCAAGCTTATTAGATTTTTGAAATTTTTTTTGCCGACTTTAAGTGTAGTGCTTTTATCGTGGCTTTTTTTTTCTTCTTGGGTTCGAATTAAGCATTTTTCCAAACCTGCAGCGGATTTTTTGAATTTTGAGTTTATGGTGATAAATAAATTTATTTTATCTGATTATAGTAGAGATAAAAAGAGGTATTCACTGTCTGCAAAACGTGCACAAGATAATGAGGGGTCTAAAAATACTATTTTATTACAAGATCTCGAATTAGTAATGCCTATACCTGGATATGATGAGATGCGTTTATTGGCAAATTATGCAAGTTTTGATTTATATCGTAATATGCTTAATATTCAACATCCTTTCAAAATAATATTTAATAATAATGATACTCAGCTATATTTTAAAACTGCTGTTATGGATATAAAGAAAATAGTTCTGAATAGTTCAGATGCTGTGAAGTTTACAAGTTCAACTTTTACGCTTTCTGCGCAGTCTTGTAGTATAGAAAACGATCAAAAAAGAGCTATATTTTCGGGAGACGTGTCAGTAGTAATTCATCCTAAGATATTGCATAAAAAGGTGTAA
- the lptB gene encoding LPS export ABC transporter ATP-binding protein, with product MSDNQHNIIRRECLLSAHSLTKKYNSAYVVKDVDLDVYPGEIVGLLGPNGAGKTTFFYMITGLIPADSGSIKIDGSDVTKMPMYRRARLGISYLPQEASIFRGLTVEENILAVLEVHEQDKKKRRERLESLLSEFKITKLRHVLAPLLSGGERRRLEIARSLVSSPSYILLDEPFAGVDPVAVSDIQLLIRDLAARGIGVLITDHNVHETLNLIDRAYIIHAGGVLAHGTVKEIIDNKDVRRLYLGNKFTF from the coding sequence ATGTCAGATAATCAGCATAATATAATTCGACGAGAATGTCTTTTATCCGCTCATTCTTTGACGAAGAAATATAATTCTGCATATGTAGTCAAAGATGTGGATTTAGATGTTTATCCTGGTGAGATTGTGGGATTGCTTGGGCCTAATGGAGCGGGGAAGACTACTTTTTTTTATATGATAACCGGTTTGATTCCTGCTGATAGCGGTTCAATTAAAATCGACGGCAGTGATGTGACAAAAATGCCTATGTACAGACGAGCTCGTCTTGGTATTAGTTATTTGCCTCAAGAAGCATCAATTTTCCGTGGATTGACTGTTGAAGAAAATATTCTTGCGGTTTTAGAAGTGCATGAACAAGATAAAAAGAAGCGACGTGAAAGATTGGAATCACTTCTAAGTGAGTTTAAAATTACAAAATTACGCCACGTATTAGCACCACTATTATCCGGAGGGGAGCGAAGACGTTTGGAAATAGCTCGTTCTCTTGTAAGCTCGCCTTCTTATATATTGCTTGATGAACCATTTGCTGGAGTAGATCCTGTTGCCGTCTCAGATATACAGCTTCTTATTCGCGATTTAGCGGCTCGTGGTATTGGTGTGCTGATAACAGATCATAATGTGCATGAAACATTAAATTTGATTGATCGTGCCTATATAATTCATGCAGGAGGGGTTCTGGCGCATGGCACAGTAAAAGAGATTATTGATAATAAAGATGTACGTCGCTTATATTTAGGAAATAAATTTACGTTCTAA
- a CDS encoding saccharopine dehydrogenase family protein: protein MKKNVLIIGAGGVAHVVAHKCAQNNNILGKIHIASRTLQKCSKIVDSIYEKKSLKVSDNIKIHQIDALNIESLIKLIKETKCQIVINVGSSFLNMSVLRACINSNVAYIDTAIHEDPLKICESPPWYNNYEWKMLDECYAKSITAILGAGFDPGVVNAFARLAKDEYFDQITDIDIIDVNAGKHNRYFATNFDAEINFREFTGVVYSWQKGQWCVNKMFEISRTYNFPVIGQHKVYLSGHDEIHSLFKNIEGADIRFWMGFSDHYINVFTVLKNLGLLSEKPIKTAENIEVSPLKIVKAVLPDPSSLAPNYKGKTCISCLINGIYHGEKREILLYNLCDHQSAYQEIASQGISYTAGTPPVAAAILIAQGIWDVGKMVNIEELPPKPFLSTLHKIGLSTLLRENNKEYLLQFEG, encoded by the coding sequence ATGAAAAAAAATGTTTTAATTATTGGGGCTGGAGGCGTTGCACACGTAGTAGCGCATAAGTGCGCACAAAATAATAATATTCTTGGCAAGATCCATATCGCTTCACGCACACTTCAAAAATGCTCAAAGATAGTAGATAGCATCTACGAAAAAAAATCACTGAAAGTTAGTGATAATATTAAAATCCACCAAATAGATGCCTTAAATATTGAATCACTAATAAAATTAATCAAAGAAACGAAATGTCAAATCGTTATCAATGTCGGATCGTCTTTCCTTAATATGTCAGTATTACGCGCCTGCATTAACTCAAATGTGGCATACATTGATACGGCTATTCATGAAGATCCCCTTAAAATATGTGAATCCCCTCCTTGGTATAATAATTACGAATGGAAGATGCTTGACGAATGTTATGCTAAATCTATTACAGCAATTTTAGGGGCGGGATTTGATCCTGGAGTCGTTAACGCTTTTGCGCGCTTAGCAAAAGATGAGTACTTCGATCAAATTACAGACATTGATATAATAGACGTCAATGCCGGCAAACATAATAGATATTTTGCAACAAATTTTGATGCAGAGATAAATTTCCGCGAATTCACAGGAGTGGTCTATAGTTGGCAAAAAGGTCAATGGTGTGTTAATAAAATGTTTGAAATAAGTAGAACATATAACTTTCCTGTTATTGGACAACATAAAGTTTATTTAAGCGGCCATGACGAAATTCATTCCTTGTTTAAAAATATAGAAGGCGCTGATATACGATTCTGGATGGGATTCAGCGATCATTATATTAACGTATTCACAGTACTAAAAAATCTTGGTCTCTTGTCAGAAAAACCAATAAAAACTGCTGAAAACATAGAAGTATCCCCTCTCAAAATAGTAAAAGCCGTATTACCTGACCCTTCTTCATTAGCGCCGAATTATAAAGGAAAAACTTGTATCAGCTGTCTTATCAACGGAATATATCATGGGGAGAAAAGAGAGATATTGTTGTACAATCTTTGTGACCATCAAAGCGCATATCAAGAAATAGCAAGCCAAGGAATTTCTTATACTGCCGGAACACCTCCTGTAGCAGCCGCTATTTTGATAGCGCAAGGAATTTGGGATGTTGGAAAAATGGTGAACATCGAAGAGCTTCCTCCAAAACCATTTCTTAGCACCCTTCATAAAATAGGACTTTCCACCTTGCTCCGCGAAAATAATAAAGAATATTTATTGCAATTTGAGGGATAA
- a CDS encoding uracil-DNA glycosylase gives MTYKRTLSQEKILNTALFYADSGVYWVFDHSNGKTHKSWGEEKPPLSSQPIKEIDQTNNPLVEKAYSIAQNARSLHELKSLISSFHDCALQNTSSSTICATQEGGKDLMIIGYTPSDSDNINGNPFSGKTGDILDKMLQSIGVMRIQTHTSMISPWHPPGNRQLSKIEMEICRPLIMKQIELVSPRILFFLGNKTINFFFNNDDKANYQNLGKWHKIQVQNRTIPTLSTVHPQELMQYPLIKKTAWHTLITLKKALKNTL, from the coding sequence ATGACTTATAAAAGAACATTATCACAAGAGAAAATCTTAAACACTGCACTTTTTTATGCAGATTCTGGCGTTTACTGGGTTTTTGATCATTCCAACGGGAAAACACATAAATCATGGGGAGAAGAAAAACCTCCTCTATCTTCACAGCCAATAAAAGAAATTGATCAAACAAATAATCCACTTGTAGAAAAAGCTTATTCTATTGCTCAAAACGCTCGTTCATTACATGAGCTCAAATCACTAATTTCCTCTTTTCACGATTGCGCTCTCCAAAACACATCTTCTTCCACTATTTGCGCCACTCAAGAAGGAGGAAAAGACCTTATGATTATAGGTTATACACCTAGCGATAGTGACAATATAAACGGTAATCCTTTTTCTGGAAAAACTGGAGATATCTTAGACAAAATGCTCCAATCTATTGGCGTTATGCGAATACAGACACATACATCTATGATTTCTCCATGGCATCCTCCAGGCAACAGACAACTTTCTAAAATAGAAATGGAAATATGTCGTCCTCTTATAATGAAACAAATTGAACTTGTATCACCTAGAATTCTCTTTTTTCTTGGGAACAAAACAATAAATTTTTTTTTCAATAATGATGATAAAGCAAACTATCAAAATCTTGGAAAATGGCATAAAATTCAGGTCCAGAATCGTACTATTCCAACATTATCTACGGTTCATCCCCAAGAACTAATGCAATACCCCCTTATTAAAAAAACCGCTTGGCATACTTTGATAACCCTGAAAAAAGCATTGAAAAATACTTTGTAA
- the sppA gene encoding signal peptide peptidase SppA → MISLSKNIKKRHIVYLLIALGITYFAWDSIFPDRTPHVARITISGSIGDDNEDLLDRIHRVGTDDSAKALVLWISSPGGTVYGSESLFEAVKKVKLRKPVVTLVGGVAASGGYLISCASNAIIASQSSIIGSIGVFLSYPQFKPFLDKLGISVETIKSSPLKGEPSPYSKPNPQTIQNLKELVNDEYHWFVKLVSEERHIPYDKALTLSSGLVWSGTKAKKLGLIDAIGGNDEVWKSLYSLGVDKDVKIIKDWKSPKNYWFFDFNFKKYVKSTLEDSVPFIRQANFEGLLAVWRP, encoded by the coding sequence ATGATAAGCTTATCAAAAAATATAAAAAAACGACATATAGTATATCTGTTAATAGCGCTTGGAATCACGTATTTTGCTTGGGATTCAATTTTCCCAGATAGAACTCCTCATGTGGCAAGAATAACAATAAGTGGATCTATAGGTGATGATAACGAAGACTTATTAGATCGCATTCACAGAGTTGGCACGGATGATTCGGCAAAAGCCTTGGTCCTTTGGATATCATCTCCAGGGGGGACGGTCTATGGATCAGAATCCTTGTTTGAAGCAGTAAAAAAAGTCAAGCTCCGCAAACCAGTAGTTACTCTTGTTGGCGGTGTCGCAGCGTCTGGAGGATATTTAATTTCTTGTGCGAGCAATGCTATTATAGCATCCCAGAGCTCTATAATTGGATCTATCGGAGTATTCCTTTCTTATCCTCAGTTCAAACCTTTCCTAGACAAATTAGGCATATCAGTAGAAACCATAAAATCATCTCCATTAAAAGGAGAACCTTCGCCTTATTCAAAGCCAAATCCACAGACAATACAAAACTTGAAAGAGCTGGTAAACGATGAGTATCATTGGTTTGTTAAGCTCGTTTCTGAAGAGCGCCATATCCCATATGATAAAGCCCTAACCTTATCTAGTGGACTTGTTTGGTCTGGAACTAAAGCCAAGAAACTTGGATTAATTGACGCTATAGGGGGAAATGATGAAGTTTGGAAAAGCCTATACTCACTAGGAGTCGATAAAGACGTTAAAATTATCAAAGATTGGAAATCTCCTAAAAATTATTGGTTCTTTGATTTTAATTTTAAAAAGTATGTCAAATCCACCTTGGAAGATAGTGTCCCGTTTATCAGACAAGCAAATTTTGAAGGATTATTGGCAGTTTGGCGCCCTTAA